Proteins from a single region of Parambassis ranga chromosome 18, fParRan2.1, whole genome shotgun sequence:
- the LOC114450814 gene encoding protein SSUH2 homolog, whose protein sequence is MDEKDEDLGSFDPNIPEEGPSAPPPGWLDDIHGYQCHKGGEDDNPLYPPPPAYNPQPEQDRNTSVPEVRVPSVSEDVARDALLKFVESKWTYSSKPARNLTFKELRPITVYRYRLETFSETRTSCWQFEPYSGQMVDGPQYGISPPPWDVPVALPPRFTDRVEKVRVPHSSLVKLCHKCNGCGRTRCTSCFGRGQKRCMFCHGHGRSRNKRCTSCHGRGRKRCSFCHGHGFRTCSVCHGKQNLLHFIQLTVTWKNNIDNFIPDRQPDFPDEKFQKVSGDPFFIDKNVLVYPIHGFPDQEICDVSRKMINEHHQRFSSTSRILQQRQTIELVPLTHAYYSYSGKDYSFFVYGTENRVFTSKYPSACTLL, encoded by the exons gTTCATTTGATCCAAACATACCGGAGGAGGGCCCATCAGCGCCCCCTCCTGGCTGGCTGGATGACATACATGGATACCAGtgccacaaaggaggag aggacGATAACCCGCTGTACCCGCCTCCTCCTGCCTACAACCCGCAGCCTGAGCAGGACCGGAACACCTCAGTGCCTGAAGTCAG GGTCCCCTCTGTGTCAGAGGACGTGGCCAGAGACGCCCTGCTCAAGTTTGTGGAGTCAAAATGGACGTACAGCTCCAAACCTGCCAGGAACCTGACCTTCAAGGAGCTGAGACCCATCACCGTGTACCGG tATCGTCTGGAGACCTTCTCTGAGACCAGAACCAGCTGCTGGCAGTTTGAGCCGTACAGCG GTCAGATGGTGGACGGTCCTCAGTACGGGATCAGTCCTCCTCCGTGGGACGTCCCGGTGGCGCTGCCCCCCAGATTCACTGACAGGGTGGAGAAGGTGCGAGTGCCGCACTCGTCCCTCGTGAAG ttgTGTCACAAGTGTAACGGCTGTGGAAGAACTCGCTGCACCTCGTGCTTCGGTAGAGGGCAG AAGCGCTGTATGTTCTGTCACGGCCACGGTCGCTCCAGGAACAAACGCTGCACCTCCTGTCACGGCCGAGGACGCAAGCG GTGCAGCTTCTGTCACGGTCACGGCTTCCGGACCTGCTCCGTTTGTCACGGCAAGCAGAACCTGCTGCACTTCATCCAGCTCACAGTCacctg GAAGAACAACATTGATAATTTCATCCCTGATCGTCAGCCCGACTTCCCTGACGAGAAGTTTCAGAAGGTGTCAGGAGATCCGTTCTTCATCGACAAGAACGTGCTG gtttATCCCATCCATGGATTCCCTGATCAGGAGATCTGTGATGTTTCTAGAAAAATGATCAACGAACACCATCAGCGCTTCTCATCCACCAGCCGCATCctgcagcag CGTCAGACCATCGAGCTGGTGCCTCTGACTCACGCATACTACTCGTACAGCGGGAAGGACTACAGCTTCTTTGTGTACGGCACGGAAAACAGAGTGTTTACCTCCAAATATCCCTCTGCCTGCACTCTTCTGTGA